From Macaca mulatta isolate MMU2019108-1 chromosome 1, T2T-MMU8v2.0, whole genome shotgun sequence, the proteins below share one genomic window:
- the LOC144335436 gene encoding uncharacterized protein LOC144335436 isoform X2: MRRAHQNRTSLSEEQLRAAMTAGRIPGPPEGRDQAQQASQVDEAQRRMDAEIWQLLSSFAAHPQPPPQGLSPHPQPAAALRAAPPSSSSSSSSSSTFSSSSTSSSASLSFPPGSQVCAKVPIKGSPPTMLSRLQSFLNQLHQFL; the protein is encoded by the exons ATGCGCCGGGCTCACCAG AACCGCACGTCCCTCTCAGAGGAGCAGTTGCGGGCAGCCATGACAGCTGGGAGGATCCCAGGGCCCCCAGAGGGCAGGGACCAGGCACAGCAGGCATCACAG GTGGACGAGGCTCAGAGACGGATGGATGCTGAGATCTGGCAGCTTCTGTCCAGCTTTGCTGCCCACCCGCAACCCCCTCCCCAGGGGCTCTCTCCTCATCCCCAGCCTGCAGCTGCTCTGCGAGCAGCacccccttcttcctcctcctcctcctcctcctcctccacgttctcctcctcctccacctcttcttcAGCCTCTCTGTCTTTCCCACCAGGCTCTCAGGTATGTGCCAAGGTGCCCATCAAGGGATCCCCGCCCACCATGCTTTCTAGACTTCAGTCATTTCTGAACCAACTTCACCAATTTCTGTGA
- the LOC144335436 gene encoding uncharacterized protein LOC144335436 isoform X1: protein MAPAPGPWEVLAGLLPPFHQNRTSLSEEQLRAAMTAGRIPGPPEGRDQAQQASQVDEAQRRMDAEIWQLLSSFAAHPQPPPQGLSPHPQPAAALRAAPPSSSSSSSSSSTFSSSSTSSSASLSFPPGSQVCAKVPIKGSPPTMLSRLQSFLNQLHQFL, encoded by the exons ATGGCTCCAGCTCCGGGACCTTGGGAGGTCTTAGCTGGCCTGCTCCCTCCATTTCATCAGAACCGCACGTCCCTCTCAGAGGAGCAGTTGCGGGCAGCCATGACAGCTGGGAGGATCCCAGGGCCCCCAGAGGGCAGGGACCAGGCACAGCAGGCATCACAG GTGGACGAGGCTCAGAGACGGATGGATGCTGAGATCTGGCAGCTTCTGTCCAGCTTTGCTGCCCACCCGCAACCCCCTCCCCAGGGGCTCTCTCCTCATCCCCAGCCTGCAGCTGCTCTGCGAGCAGCacccccttcttcctcctcctcctcctcctcctcctccacgttctcctcctcctccacctcttcttcAGCCTCTCTGTCTTTCCCACCAGGCTCTCAGGTATGTGCCAAGGTGCCCATCAAGGGATCCCCGCCCACCATGCTTTCTAGACTTCAGTCATTTCTGAACCAACTTCACCAATTTCTGTGA